A window of Adhaeribacter arboris genomic DNA:
TTCCTGCTCGTTTTTATTTAATGCAAAAACCTTGGTAGCCGCATTATAGGTGCCTTCAAACTCATAACCCGCTAGTTGTCCTGTATTAAAAACGACTTTAAACCCTAACCCGGGTAAAAGGTGCGCGTTTACGTCAAAGTCGAGGCTGCTATCTTCAAATAACAAAGGACTTTCGGCAATATTGGTTATTGTGCCGGTGCGATGCGGATAAATATCCTCAAATATTTCGGTGTGCTCAATAACCCCGTAGAACTCGGTATTTTCTTCCAAGTACACGCCATTTTGCACCGTTACCCCGTCCGGATGCAGGAAAGGTAGTTTTAACCGGTTGGAATAATTGCGGTAGGTGGCCGGTAAGTTTTTACTGCCGCCGTAGGCGTACAAACGGGTAACTAATTGCTTTTCCGGTACATTGTTCCGCGTAATTTTATATAAACCCTTCCCTTTACCGTACTCAAATGCCAATCCGGAAACCGCGCCCTTAGTGGCTAAATGAATAGTTTTGTTTTCAATCCAAAATTCAGTATTAAATTCTTCCGCTAACCGGGAAAGCACCTGTAAACAGTTTTCTTTACTGAAAGTTAGGTTTTTAAATTCCGTATCGGCCACCGTTCCCATATTCCAGCCCGGACTAATGCGGTTGGCGTTACGAAGCAAGAGTTTGATAAAGGTTTCAGCGTTGCCCATAAGCGAAAAATCCGCTTCTTTCAGGGTATTATCATCACCTAACATCATGTACTGCACCTTGGCTAAATTATAGCCTTCCGCTTCAAAGGTGCATTCATAGTGAAACTCTCGGCTATTTTCCTTTTGAACTACGGTTAATTGATTTAGGTAATGCGGTTCGTTGTAAACCAGAATGCTATCCCCAATTGTAAAGTCAAAGGCCTCGGGTAAGTCAAAAGAAAGCTGCACGACGTTAACCGACATGAGTTTTTTGGTCTGGCTTCCTACGGGCCGGACGGAAAGTAAAACGTTATTGCCGCGTACTATGTCGTAGTTCATAAGTATACAATAGCCATATCTTTGTCGGGTATTATATCCCGAATATTCGCCGTGCCTTTACCCCAACAGATTTCATCGTAGTAGATAATAAGTTTATCCACGTTGGGCCCCCATCTCCGCTTGTACTTGCCGAACTTGGGATAATCGGCCATAATGCTATTATTATAACCGGTAGGGCCCGAGTACTTAATTATTTGGTAGAGCTTTATTACTCCCGTAACCGGGTCGGGCTTACTCATAAAGCCGTTTACCCAGCCGTCCGAGTTGTAGGAAATATTAACGTCCCAATAAAAATCCACCCATCTATCTTTCGGTGGGGCACCTAAATCAAATAACTCCGAGCCATCCGGGTCGGTCTTGCCGAGGGTGGCTCCGTAGTTAATTTTATAGTACATTTTAGGGCCTTTGATAAAAATCCCTCGGGGAGGAGTTCGGGTATCCCAGCCGTGTTCCTGCATACAGTAGCAGTAGTAATCCGAGACGTCTAAATCATTCGGGAAATCGCTTGATCCCATGTAAATGGAATAGGCGAATTTCCGCTTGGTAAAAAGTAGATCCGTATCGTTAATTTTAATCTCCGAACGGCCCTTATTGCCCACGGTAACGGTAGAATCGGCGCGCATTTCAAAGCGACCCGATTTACCTCCGGGGAAACGGCTCCGAATGGAGGACACCCCAAAACCATAATCCTCGTAGACTTCCTGTTTAAAGTTGGGGTTCAACGCACCCCATCGAAGTTAGATTGGGCTATAATTTGGCTCAGATCGCGCTCGTAACCTCCCGTTGGGTTGTACTGGCATAAATTCTGATCGTGAACAGTGGCCTTATCGTTGTAGTTAGTCGCGTTTTTATCCATACAGCCCACAAT
This region includes:
- a CDS encoding heparin lyase I family protein — protein: MNPNFKQEVYEDYGFGVSSIRSRFPGGKSGRFEMRADSTVTVGNKGRSEIKINDTDLLFTKRKFAYSIYMGSSDFPNDLDVSDYYCYCMQEHGWDTRTPPRGIFIKGPKMYYKINYGATLGKTDPDGSELFDLGAPPKDRWVDFYWDVNISYNSDGWVNGFMSKPDPVTGVIKLYQIIKYSGPTGYNNSIMADYPKFGKYKRRWGPNVDKLIIYYDEICWGKGTANIRDIIPDKDMAIVYL